A stretch of Candidatus Bathyarchaeia archaeon DNA encodes these proteins:
- the gatE gene encoding Glu-tRNA(Gln) amidotransferase subunit GatE yields MLRTDTEAVGLRVGLEIHQQLDTAHKLFCNCPTRLSKGEPKFRFVRRLRPTQSELGQTDPAALFEFQKGRTIIYEADCDTSCLVEMDEEPPHELNPQAVDVCLQVALLLGAKPVDEIHVMRKIVVDGSNTSGFQRTCVIALGGSISVGGREIAIQTICLEEDAARKVEERGFTTTYRIDRLGIPLIEVTTAPDIHTPVEAGEVALVIGRVLRATRMVKRGIGTIRQDLNISIREGALVEVKGVQKLELIPKVIEFEVGRQLALLKIREELLRRGVSGSQLEVKPVDVTDVFRNSESRVIRKALGEGGVALAVKLPGFAEILKVELEPNVRFGTEMADRAKFWGKVGGIFHTDELPAYGITEAETAALRSKLDLSDLDAGVLVADKLDNATEALRAVVERAIEAVKGVPEETRAALLDGTTRYMRPRPGAARMYPETDVLPVVVTPQHLHKLRGTLPPLPEQLANRLMSEYSVNKKLAEQLIDSDYLTLFEKVASTTNIPSTFLATALTEVVKSLERQGVPVENLTEEQLYETFRLIEEGRMAKESFAEVAGWLAKNGGSPLEAIEKLGVKMLSVNEIQTLVDRRASENLQLLRDKPYEAFNLLMKIIMAEVRGRVDAGVVARKVKEKIESLKAKQQQDGRSS; encoded by the coding sequence ATGTTGCGCACTGATACAGAGGCGGTAGGCCTTAGGGTTGGACTCGAGATACATCAACAACTGGATACAGCACATAAGCTATTTTGCAACTGCCCAACACGCCTCTCTAAAGGGGAACCTAAGTTCAGATTTGTTAGAAGACTTCGGCCAACTCAGAGCGAGCTGGGACAAACCGACCCTGCGGCCCTCTTCGAGTTTCAGAAGGGACGCACTATCATCTATGAGGCGGATTGTGATACCTCTTGTCTGGTTGAGATGGATGAGGAGCCGCCTCATGAACTGAACCCACAAGCCGTAGATGTATGCCTCCAAGTAGCCCTTCTCCTAGGGGCAAAGCCGGTTGACGAGATCCATGTCATGCGGAAGATCGTCGTAGACGGTTCAAACACAAGCGGTTTCCAGAGGACCTGTGTGATTGCGCTAGGGGGTTCGATATCGGTTGGCGGCAGAGAGATAGCCATCCAGACTATCTGTCTGGAGGAGGATGCGGCTAGGAAGGTTGAGGAAAGAGGATTCACTACTACTTACCGCATCGACCGTCTAGGAATACCCCTAATAGAGGTCACAACAGCTCCGGACATCCACACGCCCGTCGAGGCTGGAGAAGTTGCATTGGTCATAGGTCGTGTTTTAAGAGCTACGAGAATGGTTAAGAGAGGGATCGGAACGATAAGACAGGATCTCAACATTTCGATAAGAGAAGGCGCTCTGGTGGAGGTCAAAGGCGTCCAGAAACTCGAACTAATCCCCAAAGTCATAGAGTTTGAGGTAGGAAGGCAGCTGGCCCTCTTAAAAATCAGGGAGGAGCTGCTGAGGCGAGGAGTCTCAGGGTCTCAGCTTGAAGTAAAGCCTGTAGATGTAACGGATGTCTTCCGCAACTCTGAGAGCCGAGTCATAAGGAAAGCCTTGGGAGAGGGGGGTGTAGCGTTAGCTGTCAAGCTCCCAGGCTTCGCTGAGATTCTTAAGGTTGAGCTCGAGCCGAACGTAAGGTTTGGCACAGAGATGGCTGATAGAGCGAAATTCTGGGGCAAAGTCGGCGGGATCTTCCACACTGATGAACTGCCAGCCTACGGGATCACCGAGGCTGAGACGGCTGCCTTAAGGTCGAAGCTCGATCTCTCAGATTTAGACGCCGGGGTTCTAGTAGCCGACAAGCTGGATAATGCGACGGAGGCATTGAGAGCGGTTGTGGAGAGGGCTATTGAAGCAGTTAAAGGTGTGCCTGAGGAGACGAGAGCAGCGCTCTTAGACGGCACAACGAGGTATATGCGCCCCCGCCCAGGTGCAGCTCGGATGTATCCTGAAACGGACGTTCTGCCCGTAGTCGTAACCCCTCAACATCTCCACAAACTCAGGGGCACTCTTCCACCATTGCCTGAACAGTTGGCAAACCGGCTGATGTCTGAGTATAGCGTCAACAAGAAGCTGGCAGAGCAGCTGATTGATTCAGACTATCTTACTTTATTTGAGAAGGTTGCATCTACGACAAATATCCCCTCAACCTTCTTGGCTACAGCCCTCACAGAGGTTGTGAAGAGCCTTGAAAGGCAGGGTGTTCCAGTCGAAAACCTCACCGAGGAGCAACTCTATGAAACTTTCCGTCTGATAGAGGAGGGACGCATGGCTAAAGAGAGCTTCGCCGAGGTAGCTGGGTGGTTAGCTAAGAACGGAGGCTCGCCTCTTGAAGCTATAGAGAAGCTAGGCGTTAAGATGTTGAGTGTGAACGAGATTCAGACGCTTGTGGATAGGCGTGCAAGTGAGAACCTTCAGCTGTTAAGAGATAAACCTTATGAGGCATTCAACCTGCTTATGAAGATTATTATGGCCGAGGTTAGAGGGAGAGTTGACGCAGGAGTAGTAGCCAGAAAAGTTAAGGAAAAAATTGAATCTCTCAAGGCGAAGCAGCAACAAGATGGTAGGTCCAGCTAA
- the gatD gene encoding Glu-tRNA(Gln) amidotransferase subunit GatD, translating to MKRTEELSGYKGRALKLLEDKRVRVGDVIRVKKDGGIYEGVLMPRMELGNPECIVLKLKSGYNTGILVTAHTHIEFVSPGSKPAFIPPKPPAETPELPPVAIVSTGGTIASRVDYRTGAVNPALTAEDLYSVIPELSKIARIRAEILFSLLSENITPKHWSRIAEAVAKHIEEGASGVVVAHGTDTMGYTAAALSFALRNLPVPVILVGSQRSSDRPSTDAAMNLMGAVNAAASAPFAEVGVAMHEGSSDDSTVIHRGTKVRKCHTSCRYAFRSVNAGPLARVVDRKITMLTSNFNPRDPNRKLKLEHNFNEKVYLLKVYPGIQPTIFEWLIDQRYLGIVIEGTGLGHIGESYFKVIEEAVKRGIVVAMTSQCIWGRVNMAVYETGRDLLKLGVVPLGDMLPETALVKMMWIFGQTTYPEEVKRRLLTNIAGEFSPRLNPAEESYVAH from the coding sequence ATGAAGAGGACGGAAGAGTTGAGTGGGTATAAAGGGAGAGCCCTGAAATTACTGGAGGATAAGAGAGTTAGGGTCGGTGATGTGATCAGAGTTAAGAAAGATGGTGGAATTTATGAGGGTGTATTGATGCCGCGGATGGAGCTGGGAAACCCTGAATGCATAGTCCTCAAGCTCAAAAGCGGCTATAACACAGGAATATTAGTGACGGCCCACACACATATCGAATTCGTCAGCCCTGGCTCAAAGCCAGCGTTTATCCCACCTAAACCCCCAGCGGAGACACCGGAGCTACCCCCCGTAGCTATAGTTAGCACTGGAGGCACTATAGCCAGCAGGGTAGACTATCGAACCGGAGCTGTAAACCCAGCCTTGACAGCTGAGGACCTTTACAGTGTGATCCCGGAACTTTCAAAAATAGCACGGATAAGAGCTGAGATCTTATTCAGCCTCCTAAGCGAGAACATAACCCCAAAACATTGGAGTAGAATTGCTGAAGCTGTGGCGAAGCATATAGAAGAGGGCGCCTCGGGAGTAGTTGTGGCGCATGGAACAGATACTATGGGTTACACTGCAGCAGCCCTTAGTTTTGCGCTTCGAAACCTACCAGTCCCTGTTATATTGGTCGGCTCTCAGCGATCTTCGGATAGACCTAGCACAGACGCCGCGATGAACCTCATGGGTGCCGTGAATGCTGCAGCCTCAGCACCATTCGCTGAGGTGGGCGTGGCTATGCATGAAGGAAGCTCAGATGATTCGACCGTAATCCACCGCGGGACTAAGGTTAGGAAATGCCATACAAGCTGCAGGTACGCCTTCAGATCCGTTAACGCCGGACCCCTAGCTCGGGTTGTCGACAGAAAGATTACCATGCTAACTTCCAACTTCAACCCCAGGGATCCTAACAGGAAACTGAAATTAGAGCACAACTTCAACGAGAAAGTTTACCTCCTCAAAGTCTATCCTGGCATCCAACCAACCATTTTTGAGTGGCTGATAGATCAAAGATACTTAGGGATAGTGATAGAAGGGACAGGCTTAGGCCACATTGGGGAGAGCTACTTCAAGGTCATAGAAGAGGCCGTTAAGAGGGGAATCGTCGTAGCCATGACCTCTCAGTGCATCTGGGGAAGAGTTAACATGGCAGTATACGAGACTGGAAGGGACCTCTTAAAGCTTGGAGTTGTGCCTTTAGGTGATATGTTACCTGAGACAGCTCTCGTCAAGATGATGTGGATATTCGGTCAGACAACCTATCCGGAGGAAGTTAAGCGGCGCCTTCTCACCAACATCGCAGGTGAGTTCAGCCCTAGATTAAACCCAGCTGAGGAGAGTTATGTTGCGCACTGA
- a CDS encoding tRNA uridine(34) 5-carboxymethylaminomethyl modification radical SAM/GNAT enzyme Elp3, with the protein MDSEYDIHRAIVEELLRLPNPSKHDLDLLKLEYSRRYKLRKLPQNSEILRCAKPDEEERLAQLLRRKATRLISGVSVVAVMTAPWPCPHGRCAYCPGGPEENTPQSYTGFEPAAMRGAQNRYNPYRQVKCRIEQLEGIGHRVDKVEVVIMGGNFNSTPTSYQEWFIQCVLDAINNVPSRSLKEAKTLAETGKRRNVGITVETRPDWAKPQHINQMLNMGVTRVELGVQTLNDEIYEKVERGHKVVDVVEATRLLKDSGLKVCYHMMPGLPGSDFDKDLKVFKQIYSNSDFRPDMLKIYPCLVIKGTKLYGWWLNGLYKPYTTAEAVELLTEIKKVTPDWVRIMRIQRDIPNRLIEAGIDKGNLRELVKRRLDSLGLRCRCIRCREVGHRTLKEGLQPDLSRLELRTESYEASEGIEFFISVEEVENDVLIGYLRLRIPSSKAFRPEITCQPSALIRELRVCGPLVPVGEKLNGAWQHRGYGEALLSKAERIASDYNCKKILVTSALGVKRYYLRHGYSYDGPYLSKILGDEEDGRVEWV; encoded by the coding sequence ATGGATAGCGAATATGATATCCATAGAGCAATCGTTGAAGAGCTACTTAGACTACCTAACCCCTCCAAACATGACTTAGACTTGCTGAAGCTCGAGTATTCACGCCGCTACAAGCTCAGAAAGCTTCCTCAGAACTCGGAGATCCTTAGGTGCGCCAAACCGGATGAGGAGGAAAGACTAGCTCAACTACTCCGGCGCAAAGCTACACGGTTAATCAGCGGTGTGAGCGTTGTGGCTGTTATGACGGCGCCATGGCCATGCCCACATGGACGGTGTGCCTACTGCCCAGGCGGCCCAGAGGAGAATACCCCCCAGAGCTATACAGGCTTTGAGCCGGCTGCTATGAGAGGCGCGCAGAACCGCTACAACCCATATAGGCAAGTTAAGTGTCGTATCGAACAGTTGGAAGGGATAGGCCATAGAGTCGATAAGGTAGAAGTTGTTATAATGGGTGGGAACTTCAATTCGACGCCCACTTCTTATCAAGAGTGGTTTATTCAGTGCGTCTTGGATGCGATCAACAATGTTCCGTCGAGAAGTCTTAAGGAAGCTAAAACGCTGGCGGAGACTGGTAAGAGAAGGAATGTGGGGATCACCGTTGAGACACGCCCAGACTGGGCGAAGCCTCAACATATCAATCAAATGCTCAATATGGGCGTTACAAGGGTTGAACTTGGCGTCCAAACTCTCAACGACGAAATCTACGAGAAGGTGGAGAGGGGACATAAAGTTGTAGATGTAGTCGAAGCTACACGGTTATTGAAAGATTCAGGATTAAAGGTCTGCTACCATATGATGCCTGGGCTACCAGGCTCAGACTTTGATAAGGATCTAAAAGTCTTCAAACAGATATACTCAAATTCAGACTTCAGGCCTGATATGCTCAAGATCTACCCCTGCCTCGTCATAAAGGGGACTAAACTGTATGGGTGGTGGCTTAATGGACTGTACAAGCCTTACACGACAGCCGAAGCCGTCGAACTCCTGACCGAGATAAAGAAGGTTACACCCGACTGGGTTAGGATAATGAGAATCCAAAGGGACATACCAAACCGCCTCATCGAGGCTGGCATTGACAAAGGGAACCTCCGCGAGCTCGTCAAGAGACGCCTAGACAGTTTAGGTCTCCGCTGCCGGTGCATTAGGTGCAGAGAGGTTGGCCACAGAACACTTAAAGAGGGTTTGCAACCAGATTTGTCTCGTTTAGAGCTTCGCACCGAGAGTTACGAGGCTTCTGAAGGGATCGAGTTTTTCATATCTGTAGAGGAAGTTGAGAATGATGTTCTGATAGGCTACCTGCGGCTTAGGATACCGTCCTCTAAAGCTTTCAGACCTGAGATCACATGCCAGCCCTCCGCCCTCATCCGTGAACTCCGCGTCTGCGGACCACTAGTGCCTGTTGGTGAGAAGTTGAATGGAGCATGGCAGCATAGAGGTTATGGTGAAGCGCTCTTATCCAAAGCAGAGAGGATAGCTTCAGATTACAATTGTAAGAAGATCCTCGTCACAAGTGCTTTAGGCGTGAAAAGATATTATCTGCGCCACGGCTACTCGTATGATGGGCCATACCTCTCGAAAATTTTGGGGGATGAAGAGGACGGAAGAGTTGAGTGGGTATAA
- a CDS encoding sulfite exporter TauE/SafE family protein has protein sequence MHPLEPLVLLALGVGVGAYGTLMGAGGGFVMVPLLITIYELEPRVAAGTSLVFVFFNALSGSIAYLKQRHVDIKTGIMFTLMTAPGAVLGAFATSYLTSNTFKLAFAAILITASVYLVIRPLREDKASNLKGHPRRIVDNRGVEYKYSVRLIWGFITSFLAGFVSSIFGIGGGIIHVPAMILLIGFPPHIATATSHLILAFSSLVGSATHAYLGDVNFELAVPLGLGATLGAQLGASIAQRIREVIIERLLALALVAVAIRLLL, from the coding sequence ATGCACCCTCTAGAACCTTTAGTCCTTCTAGCTCTTGGGGTTGGGGTTGGAGCTTATGGAACCTTGATGGGGGCTGGCGGGGGATTTGTTATGGTCCCTCTGCTTATCACAATCTATGAACTCGAGCCCAGAGTGGCAGCTGGGACAAGTCTTGTCTTCGTCTTTTTCAACGCCCTATCTGGGAGTATAGCCTACCTCAAACAGAGGCATGTCGATATCAAAACTGGGATAATGTTCACTCTAATGACAGCACCCGGGGCAGTACTCGGCGCCTTTGCCACCAGCTACCTCACGTCTAACACCTTTAAACTAGCATTCGCAGCCATTCTCATAACTGCTTCAGTATACCTTGTCATTAGACCACTGAGGGAAGATAAAGCCTCTAACCTAAAGGGTCACCCTAGGAGGATCGTGGATAACAGAGGGGTGGAGTATAAATACTCAGTTCGTTTGATTTGGGGTTTTATCACAAGTTTCCTGGCTGGATTCGTATCGAGTATCTTCGGTATCGGAGGAGGCATAATTCACGTTCCAGCAATGATACTTCTAATAGGCTTCCCCCCACACATAGCCACAGCCACATCACACCTCATTCTTGCCTTCAGCTCGCTGGTTGGCTCAGCAACTCACGCTTACCTAGGTGATGTAAACTTTGAATTAGCTGTACCCCTAGGGCTGGGGGCAACTCTCGGCGCTCAACTTGGCGCATCGATTGCACAACGAATAAGAGAGGTTATCATTGAGAGGCTTCTTGCACTAGCCTTAGTTGCAGTCGCGATTCGCCTTCTCCTATGA
- a CDS encoding Hvo_1808 family surface protein, producing the protein MRSLKGLLIFLITIILLTSSSFQATPSSRYLLHANRIFSDIVGVYATDVTNQPPGGANETTAMLSQMMSRVENIRGLKFLEAVRVESISRSEYANQYRGETTSVSEEFWELAQQEYEALYLLEEGVSARSESESFYTAAILGFYDADKDEIVLVDSLEELDEGTLAHELAHALIDQYYPQTFGFSSNLTDESFAVYALLEGDACLVEAEYRESFMDQGTGGGVIGSRTIAHLPGFTVIQIFPYLEGVNFVSQLRKLKGGWWGVNRVYDGLPQSTEQIIHVERYGTDFPTEIIVPDRVSEGWRLLGRDTLGEFAIFTMFLDKNQVHASINKLTRTPTYSSPLSDGWDGDDMAVYKNSEGLYGYVWQIIWDSERDAEEFIIGYEDMLLDMGATLAEGIWRIDSNDFVKIWREGRVTCIVNGPTPEEISEIYPPRKPVYYNVTFNAPDGVDLVIDDVTYNSHDLPVSFLWQDGSIHTFATPQKVAVGERVRWAFLRWDDGSDATERAVTVDRAYSYNVTFKLQYYLQIESPYGDPTGEGWYDAGTLANISVTSPYGPSGRYVFTGWSGDLTAASTNATVLMDSPKRVVANWGHEYTQVFTIVLPVAVALVAVLSIFLTIKRKTIKAPQIVNKGGNLTID; encoded by the coding sequence ATGAGATCACTCAAAGGTTTGTTAATTTTCCTAATCACCATAATACTCCTAACGTCCTCTAGTTTTCAGGCAACACCCTCAAGCCGCTACCTACTCCACGCTAATCGCATTTTCAGCGATATAGTTGGAGTTTATGCCACCGACGTAACAAACCAACCACCTGGAGGTGCAAATGAAACTACCGCTATGCTTTCCCAGATGATGAGCCGCGTTGAAAACATCAGAGGTTTAAAATTTCTAGAGGCCGTGCGTGTTGAATCCATCAGCCGAAGCGAGTACGCCAACCAATACCGTGGCGAGACGACGAGTGTCTCCGAAGAGTTTTGGGAGCTAGCTCAGCAAGAGTATGAAGCATTATACCTTCTAGAGGAGGGTGTAAGCGCACGAAGCGAGTCTGAGTCATTCTATACAGCAGCAATTCTCGGCTTTTATGACGCAGACAAAGATGAGATAGTTCTCGTAGATAGCTTAGAGGAGCTGGATGAGGGAACCTTAGCTCATGAGTTGGCTCATGCCCTCATAGACCAGTACTACCCTCAGACCTTTGGTTTCTCTTCAAACCTCACCGATGAGTCTTTCGCTGTATACGCGCTCTTGGAAGGTGACGCGTGCCTCGTAGAGGCAGAGTACCGAGAGAGTTTCATGGATCAGGGTACTGGCGGCGGCGTTATTGGAAGCCGTACAATAGCTCATCTTCCCGGCTTCACTGTGATTCAAATATTCCCCTACCTAGAGGGTGTAAACTTCGTATCGCAGCTTAGAAAGCTTAAAGGCGGATGGTGGGGTGTAAACCGCGTCTATGATGGCTTGCCACAAAGCACGGAGCAGATAATCCATGTTGAACGTTATGGAACTGACTTCCCTACAGAGATTATAGTACCTGATAGAGTATCAGAAGGTTGGAGGCTCTTGGGGAGAGACACCCTAGGCGAGTTTGCAATATTCACAATGTTTCTCGACAAGAATCAAGTGCATGCATCCATTAACAAGCTGACCAGAACTCCTACCTACTCCTCGCCGCTATCTGATGGTTGGGATGGTGACGATATGGCTGTCTATAAGAATAGTGAAGGGCTGTATGGCTACGTATGGCAGATCATCTGGGATTCAGAGAGAGATGCAGAGGAGTTCATAATTGGCTATGAGGACATGCTCCTCGATATGGGCGCAACACTGGCAGAAGGTATATGGCGGATTGACTCGAACGACTTCGTAAAAATTTGGCGTGAGGGAAGGGTTACATGTATCGTCAACGGTCCAACTCCGGAGGAGATCTCCGAGATATACCCGCCTAGGAAGCCGGTCTATTACAACGTTACATTCAACGCTCCAGACGGCGTCGATTTAGTCATAGATGATGTAACCTACAATTCACATGATCTGCCGGTCTCCTTCCTATGGCAGGATGGCTCTATCCACACCTTCGCGACGCCGCAGAAGGTGGCAGTTGGCGAGAGGGTCCGATGGGCCTTTCTGCGCTGGGATGACGGCTCCGATGCAACTGAGAGGGCGGTAACCGTTGACCGTGCGTATAGTTACAATGTTACATTCAAACTCCAATATTATCTCCAAATAGAGTCACCTTACGGTGACCCTACAGGTGAAGGGTGGTACGACGCTGGTACGTTAGCTAATATATCGGTTACTAGCCCCTACGGTCCATCTGGGCGTTATGTCTTCACTGGATGGAGCGGTGATTTAACAGCAGCTTCAACCAATGCAACAGTTTTAATGGATTCACCTAAGAGAGTGGTTGCCAATTGGGGTCACGAGTATACGCAGGTATTCACCATAGTTCTCCCGGTCGCTGTGGCTCTTGTGGCTGTCCTCAGCATCTTTTTAACCATTAAGCGTAAAACAATAAAGGCACCTCAAATCGTCAATAAAGGTGGCAACCTAACTATAGATTGA
- a CDS encoding calcium-translocating P-type ATPase, SERCA-type: protein MAEVNWHTLKKEEVLSLLKSRRDGLRDEEAEERLMIYGPNELRRMKGSSPLKILLDQFKDLLISIILFATAISYMLGEVADALVIFAIVVATVVLGFVQEYKAERATDALRRMIPAKARVLRGGEEKKIDAVRVVPGDILLISSGDRIVADGYLLEDHNLQVDEAPLTGEAVPVEKEGDVVLAPETPLGDRVNCIFSGTTVTYGHAVAVVTATGMNTQLGKIAGLLQEIKEEKTPLEKRIEHVGRWLAGFSVIVVMVVSSLGVLRGYGLLEMFLWGVSLLVAAVPEALPAIITGGLAIGMQQMAKRKAIVRKLRAVEALGSIDVICSDKTGTLTKGEMTVKQVYAEGRLFEVKGVGYDPKGEVVDGESLKSSPLPLIAVLCNNARLVKSNGTYSVDGQSTEGALIVLAKKIGISVEEVRNQYPKVGEIPFSSNRKCMSTIHATPDGRALAFVKGAPEVVIARCNRIHLSGGVRILTEEDRREIYRINDELAKKALRTLALAYKEAQIQEKYSAEIEEDLIFCGLVGMIDPPREEAKDAVQICKQASIKTVMVTGDHKLTANAIAQELGILDGLSVTGDELDRMSDNELDAKIEDIAVFSRVSPEHKLRIVKSLKKRGHIVAVTGDGVNDAPALRRADIGVAMGITGTDVSKEAADVILMDDNFATIVAAVLQGRVIYENIKKYLAYLVSKNLGEILIMLVAALIGMPLPLLTAQILWVNLVTDGLPAMALGVDPPDPDVMNRPPRPPRESIFAEGVKAIILVASVIITMVTLPIFGWYLSLEDGEDLAKARTIVFTLIVMFGMFNAFNCRSIRHSIFKVGLFKNRYLLGAVASSTLLQIIVVYVPLLQPYFGTVPLDADDWLLIGAASSTVLLGMEMAKALRRNFKRFGTE from the coding sequence ATGGCGGAGGTAAATTGGCACACGCTTAAGAAAGAAGAGGTTTTAAGTTTACTTAAGTCGCGGAGGGATGGCCTACGAGATGAGGAAGCCGAAGAGCGGCTTATGATATATGGCCCTAACGAGCTGCGGAGAATGAAGGGCTCTTCACCTCTTAAAATCCTCTTAGATCAGTTTAAAGACCTACTGATTTCAATTATATTGTTTGCCACAGCCATCTCATATATGCTTGGAGAGGTGGCTGACGCTTTAGTTATCTTCGCCATAGTGGTCGCTACGGTGGTTCTAGGCTTCGTCCAGGAATATAAAGCTGAGAGAGCTACCGACGCGCTGAGGCGGATGATCCCCGCCAAAGCGAGAGTTCTTCGCGGTGGAGAGGAGAAAAAAATTGACGCGGTGAGGGTAGTACCCGGAGATATTCTGTTAATATCTTCAGGCGATCGAATAGTAGCCGACGGTTACCTGCTCGAAGACCATAACCTACAGGTTGATGAGGCTCCTCTCACTGGGGAGGCAGTCCCGGTGGAGAAGGAGGGGGATGTAGTACTAGCCCCCGAAACTCCGCTAGGGGACAGGGTTAACTGTATCTTCTCCGGAACGACTGTAACTTATGGGCATGCAGTGGCTGTAGTCACCGCAACCGGGATGAATACTCAGCTAGGTAAGATCGCCGGGCTACTTCAAGAGATTAAAGAGGAGAAGACTCCGCTGGAGAAGAGAATAGAGCATGTAGGGAGGTGGCTGGCCGGTTTTAGTGTCATAGTTGTGATGGTCGTCTCAAGTTTAGGTGTCTTACGCGGATATGGTTTATTGGAAATGTTTCTTTGGGGTGTAAGTCTGCTAGTAGCTGCTGTGCCAGAGGCTCTGCCAGCTATCATCACCGGCGGGCTGGCTATAGGGATGCAACAGATGGCCAAGCGGAAAGCGATTGTTAGGAAGCTACGTGCAGTTGAGGCTCTGGGTAGCATTGATGTTATTTGCTCTGATAAGACTGGCACCCTAACCAAGGGGGAGATGACTGTGAAGCAAGTATACGCGGAGGGTAGACTCTTCGAGGTCAAAGGGGTAGGCTACGACCCTAAAGGTGAGGTCGTTGATGGAGAGTCTCTGAAATCCAGCCCTCTGCCTCTGATAGCTGTACTCTGTAATAACGCTAGACTTGTGAAGTCGAATGGCACCTATAGCGTTGATGGTCAGTCCACGGAAGGAGCACTAATTGTACTAGCCAAGAAGATTGGCATTTCAGTGGAAGAGGTGAGGAATCAATACCCTAAGGTGGGAGAGATCCCTTTCAGCTCTAACAGGAAATGTATGAGTACCATACACGCCACACCAGATGGGCGAGCCCTCGCGTTTGTCAAAGGAGCACCAGAAGTGGTAATTGCCAGATGTAACAGGATACATCTTAGTGGAGGAGTTCGAATACTAACGGAGGAAGATAGAAGGGAAATCTATAGGATAAATGACGAACTGGCGAAGAAAGCTCTCCGAACTCTAGCCCTAGCCTACAAGGAGGCTCAGATTCAGGAGAAATATTCGGCGGAGATAGAGGAAGATCTCATTTTCTGCGGGCTTGTGGGGATGATCGACCCTCCAAGGGAGGAAGCTAAGGATGCGGTGCAAATCTGTAAGCAGGCTAGTATAAAAACAGTAATGGTTACAGGCGATCACAAGTTAACCGCGAACGCGATAGCCCAGGAACTAGGAATACTGGATGGTTTATCGGTAACTGGCGATGAGCTAGACCGGATGAGTGATAACGAACTCGATGCGAAGATTGAAGATATAGCGGTATTCTCTCGAGTCTCGCCTGAACACAAGCTGAGAATTGTTAAATCTCTAAAAAAGAGGGGGCACATAGTGGCAGTTACAGGTGACGGTGTAAATGATGCACCAGCACTCAGGCGTGCAGATATAGGAGTCGCTATGGGGATCACTGGCACCGATGTTAGCAAAGAGGCTGCTGACGTGATTCTCATGGACGATAACTTTGCAACAATCGTTGCCGCAGTACTCCAGGGTAGAGTGATCTATGAGAACATTAAGAAATACCTGGCCTACTTGGTTTCTAAGAATCTGGGAGAGATTCTTATAATGCTTGTAGCAGCCCTTATCGGGATGCCTCTGCCCTTACTGACGGCGCAGATCCTCTGGGTTAATCTTGTCACGGATGGGCTGCCAGCCATGGCACTTGGCGTAGACCCACCAGACCCCGACGTAATGAACCGACCACCTCGTCCGCCTAGGGAATCAATTTTCGCAGAAGGTGTGAAGGCGATCATACTCGTTGCAAGCGTAATAATTACTATGGTCACCCTTCCGATCTTCGGCTGGTACCTCAGTTTGGAAGATGGCGAAGATTTAGCGAAGGCGCGTACTATAGTTTTTACTTTAATAGTTATGTTCGGCATGTTCAACGCTTTCAACTGCCGTTCGATAAGACATTCGATCTTCAAAGTAGGATTGTTTAAGAATAGATACCTACTTGGCGCAGTCGCCTCCTCCACCCTGCTTCAAATAATCGTGGTCTACGTGCCTCTACTCCAACCATACTTTGGGACTGTGCCTCTCGATGCTGATGATTGGCTGCTCATAGGTGCGGCATCCTCAACAGTGTTGCTTGGGATGGAAATGGCCAAAGCCTTAAGAAGAAACTTTAAGCGTTTCGGAACTGAATGA